One window from the genome of Lutra lutra chromosome X, mLutLut1.2, whole genome shotgun sequence encodes:
- the TAF7L gene encoding transcription initiation factor TFIID subunit 7-like isoform X1 — MEHPEGQPPDLLENGSTPTVTTSEATGSKDPKISVDNEGETVGDPGAENASYQVTQTAADHVTKADADSGTPAGATAPQENLPEGKEMSKSQDEPPHELENQFILRLPPEHASAVRKILHSRSVAMKNKLKIDLSSDGRHAVVDVEDVSLAAKVVDLPCVIGSLKTLDKKTFYKTADISQMLVCTADGDLHSSPEEPVTSTDLKVIRKNEKERQKKYVWKHGITPPLKNVRKKRFRKTTKKLTDFKQIEEIGFPEEKSIPAKHRVLNDLTGIPPSPTLVQYIESPDVEKEVKRLLCSDAEAVSARWEVIAEDETKEIESQGSIPGFALSPGMSDYKQDHISSGYGMLREVFSDSSSNSDDDDDDDDDDDDDEEEDDDNKEDEEEDEEDEDEEDDCDEEYKIEEEDEDYYEEDLERELQAKFFASGQYEAKEEASSIVMDIQKQIHYMEKKLQEIRCKAQRQRNLIMKVENLVLKNHLQSVLEQLILQEMQRKEQLISLKEQLKYFLK, encoded by the exons ATGGAGCACCCTGAGGGACAGCCTCCGGATCTGTTAGAAAATGGTTCAACACCAACAGTTACAACATCGGAAGCAACCGGCTCCAAAGATCCCAAAATTTCTGTCGACAACGAGGGTGAAACTGTTGGCGACCCGGGCGCAGAAAATGCCAGCTACCAAGTCACCCAAACTGCTGCCGACCACGTCACCAAAGCTGATGCCGACAGCGGCACCCCAGCTGGCGCCACAGCTCCTCAGGAAAACTTACCAGAAGGGAAAG AGATGAGTAAAAGCCAGGATGAACCTCCTCACGAACTTGAGAACCAGTTTATATTGCGTCTGCCTCCG GAACATGCATCTGCTGTCAGGAAGATACTACATTCTAGAAGTGTTGCCAtgaagaataaactcaaaattgactTATCTT CTGATGGACGTCATGCAGTTGTTGATGTAGAAGATGTCTCACTAGCTGCAAAGGTGGTTGATTTGCCATGTGTTATTGGAAGCCTGAAAACTCTtgataaaaaaactttttataaaacagCAGATATTTCTCAG ATGCTTGTGTGCACTGCTGATGGTGATCTCCACTCTTCTCCAGAAGAACCAGTTACCTCTACTGATCTTAAAGTaatcaggaaaaatgaaaaagagagacagaaaaaatatgTCTGGAAGCATGGCA tTACTCCACCACTTAAGAATGTCAGAAAGAAAAGGTTccgcaaaacaacaaaaaag cTCACCGATTTCAAACAAATTGAAGAAATCGGCTTTCCTGAG GAAAAGAGCATTCCTGCAAAGCACAGGGTGTTAAACGACCTTACTGGTATCCCCCCTTCTCCCACTTTGGTTCAGTACATTGAATCTCCTGATGtggaaaaggaagtgaaaagactCTTGTGTTCAGATGCTGAAGCTGTCAGTGCTC GATGGGAAGTCATTGCTGAAGATGAAACCAAGGAAATAGAGagtcagggctctatcccaggcttTGCACTATCCCCAGGAATGAGTGACTATAAGCAGGATCATATCTCATCAG GATATGGTATGCTTCGGGAGGTGTTCAGTGATTCTAGCAGtaacagtgatgatgatgatgatgatgacgatgatgatgatgatgacgaggAGGAGGATGACGACAAtaaggaggatgaggaggaggatgaggaggatgaGGATGAAGAGGATGACTGTGATGAGGAGTACAAAATTGAGGAAGAGGATGAAGATTATTATGAAGAGGATCTGGAAAGGGAGCTACAGGCCAAGTTCTTTGCATCTGGCCAGTatgaggcaaaggaagaagccaGTTCAATAG TTATGGATATTCAGAAGCAGATTCATTACATGGAGAAAAAGCTCCAAGAGATTCGATGCAAAGCACAAAGACAGAGGAATCTCATAATGAAAGTGGAAAACCTGGTGCTCAAG
- the TAF7L gene encoding transcription initiation factor TFIID subunit 7-like isoform X2, protein MVQHQQLQHRKQPAPKIPKFLSTTRVKLLATRAQKMPATKSPKLLPTTSPKLMPTAAPQLAPQLLRKTYQKGKEHASAVRKILHSRSVAMKNKLKIDLSSDGRHAVVDVEDVSLAAKVVDLPCVIGSLKTLDKKTFYKTADISQMLVCTADGDLHSSPEEPVTSTDLKVIRKNEKERQKKYVWKHGITPPLKNVRKKRFRKTTKKLTDFKQIEEIGFPEEKSIPAKHRVLNDLTGIPPSPTLVQYIESPDVEKEVKRLLCSDAEAVSARWEVIAEDETKEIESQGSIPGFALSPGMSDYKQDHISSGYGMLREVFSDSSSNSDDDDDDDDDDDDDEEEDDDNKEDEEEDEEDEDEEDDCDEEYKIEEEDEDYYEEDLERELQAKFFASGQYEAKEEASSIVMDIQKQIHYMEKKLQEIRCKAQRQRNLIMKVENLVLKNHLQSVLEQLILQEMQRKEQLISLKEQLKYFLK, encoded by the exons ATGGTTCAACACCAACAGTTACAACATCGGAAGCAACCGGCTCCAAAGATCCCAAAATTTCTGTCGACAACGAGGGTGAAACTGTTGGCGACCCGGGCGCAGAAAATGCCAGCTACCAAGTCACCCAAACTGCTGCCGACCACGTCACCAAAGCTGATGCCGACAGCGGCACCCCAGCTGGCGCCACAGCTCCTCAGGAAAACTTACCAGAAGGGAAAG GAACATGCATCTGCTGTCAGGAAGATACTACATTCTAGAAGTGTTGCCAtgaagaataaactcaaaattgactTATCTT CTGATGGACGTCATGCAGTTGTTGATGTAGAAGATGTCTCACTAGCTGCAAAGGTGGTTGATTTGCCATGTGTTATTGGAAGCCTGAAAACTCTtgataaaaaaactttttataaaacagCAGATATTTCTCAG ATGCTTGTGTGCACTGCTGATGGTGATCTCCACTCTTCTCCAGAAGAACCAGTTACCTCTACTGATCTTAAAGTaatcaggaaaaatgaaaaagagagacagaaaaaatatgTCTGGAAGCATGGCA tTACTCCACCACTTAAGAATGTCAGAAAGAAAAGGTTccgcaaaacaacaaaaaag cTCACCGATTTCAAACAAATTGAAGAAATCGGCTTTCCTGAG GAAAAGAGCATTCCTGCAAAGCACAGGGTGTTAAACGACCTTACTGGTATCCCCCCTTCTCCCACTTTGGTTCAGTACATTGAATCTCCTGATGtggaaaaggaagtgaaaagactCTTGTGTTCAGATGCTGAAGCTGTCAGTGCTC GATGGGAAGTCATTGCTGAAGATGAAACCAAGGAAATAGAGagtcagggctctatcccaggcttTGCACTATCCCCAGGAATGAGTGACTATAAGCAGGATCATATCTCATCAG GATATGGTATGCTTCGGGAGGTGTTCAGTGATTCTAGCAGtaacagtgatgatgatgatgatgatgacgatgatgatgatgatgacgaggAGGAGGATGACGACAAtaaggaggatgaggaggaggatgaggaggatgaGGATGAAGAGGATGACTGTGATGAGGAGTACAAAATTGAGGAAGAGGATGAAGATTATTATGAAGAGGATCTGGAAAGGGAGCTACAGGCCAAGTTCTTTGCATCTGGCCAGTatgaggcaaaggaagaagccaGTTCAATAG TTATGGATATTCAGAAGCAGATTCATTACATGGAGAAAAAGCTCCAAGAGATTCGATGCAAAGCACAAAGACAGAGGAATCTCATAATGAAAGTGGAAAACCTGGTGCTCAAG
- the TAF7L gene encoding transcription initiation factor TFIID subunit 7-like isoform X3 codes for MPAAQMSKSQDEPPHELENQFILRLPPEHASAVRKILHSRSVAMKNKLKIDLSSDGRHAVVDVEDVSLAAKVVDLPCVIGSLKTLDKKTFYKTADISQMLVCTADGDLHSSPEEPVTSTDLKVIRKNEKERQKKYVWKHGITPPLKNVRKKRFRKTTKKLTDFKQIEEIGFPEEKSIPAKHRVLNDLTGIPPSPTLVQYIESPDVEKEVKRLLCSDAEAVSARWEVIAEDETKEIESQGSIPGFALSPGMSDYKQDHISSGYGMLREVFSDSSSNSDDDDDDDDDDDDDEEEDDDNKEDEEEDEEDEDEEDDCDEEYKIEEEDEDYYEEDLERELQAKFFASGQYEAKEEASSIVMDIQKQIHYMEKKLQEIRCKAQRQRNLIMKVENLVLKNHLQSVLEQLILQEMQRKEQLISLKEQLKYFLK; via the exons ATGCCCGCTGCCC AGATGAGTAAAAGCCAGGATGAACCTCCTCACGAACTTGAGAACCAGTTTATATTGCGTCTGCCTCCG GAACATGCATCTGCTGTCAGGAAGATACTACATTCTAGAAGTGTTGCCAtgaagaataaactcaaaattgactTATCTT CTGATGGACGTCATGCAGTTGTTGATGTAGAAGATGTCTCACTAGCTGCAAAGGTGGTTGATTTGCCATGTGTTATTGGAAGCCTGAAAACTCTtgataaaaaaactttttataaaacagCAGATATTTCTCAG ATGCTTGTGTGCACTGCTGATGGTGATCTCCACTCTTCTCCAGAAGAACCAGTTACCTCTACTGATCTTAAAGTaatcaggaaaaatgaaaaagagagacagaaaaaatatgTCTGGAAGCATGGCA tTACTCCACCACTTAAGAATGTCAGAAAGAAAAGGTTccgcaaaacaacaaaaaag cTCACCGATTTCAAACAAATTGAAGAAATCGGCTTTCCTGAG GAAAAGAGCATTCCTGCAAAGCACAGGGTGTTAAACGACCTTACTGGTATCCCCCCTTCTCCCACTTTGGTTCAGTACATTGAATCTCCTGATGtggaaaaggaagtgaaaagactCTTGTGTTCAGATGCTGAAGCTGTCAGTGCTC GATGGGAAGTCATTGCTGAAGATGAAACCAAGGAAATAGAGagtcagggctctatcccaggcttTGCACTATCCCCAGGAATGAGTGACTATAAGCAGGATCATATCTCATCAG GATATGGTATGCTTCGGGAGGTGTTCAGTGATTCTAGCAGtaacagtgatgatgatgatgatgatgacgatgatgatgatgatgacgaggAGGAGGATGACGACAAtaaggaggatgaggaggaggatgaggaggatgaGGATGAAGAGGATGACTGTGATGAGGAGTACAAAATTGAGGAAGAGGATGAAGATTATTATGAAGAGGATCTGGAAAGGGAGCTACAGGCCAAGTTCTTTGCATCTGGCCAGTatgaggcaaaggaagaagccaGTTCAATAG TTATGGATATTCAGAAGCAGATTCATTACATGGAGAAAAAGCTCCAAGAGATTCGATGCAAAGCACAAAGACAGAGGAATCTCATAATGAAAGTGGAAAACCTGGTGCTCAAG
- the TAF7L gene encoding transcription initiation factor TFIID subunit 7-like isoform X4, with translation MSKSQDEPPHELENQFILRLPPEHASAVRKILHSRSVAMKNKLKIDLSSDGRHAVVDVEDVSLAAKVVDLPCVIGSLKTLDKKTFYKTADISQMLVCTADGDLHSSPEEPVTSTDLKVIRKNEKERQKKYVWKHGITPPLKNVRKKRFRKTTKKLTDFKQIEEIGFPEEKSIPAKHRVLNDLTGIPPSPTLVQYIESPDVEKEVKRLLCSDAEAVSARWEVIAEDETKEIESQGSIPGFALSPGMSDYKQDHISSGYGMLREVFSDSSSNSDDDDDDDDDDDDDEEEDDDNKEDEEEDEEDEDEEDDCDEEYKIEEEDEDYYEEDLERELQAKFFASGQYEAKEEASSIVMDIQKQIHYMEKKLQEIRCKAQRQRNLIMKVENLVLKNHLQSVLEQLILQEMQRKEQLISLKEQLKYFLK, from the exons ATGAGTAAAAGCCAGGATGAACCTCCTCACGAACTTGAGAACCAGTTTATATTGCGTCTGCCTCCG GAACATGCATCTGCTGTCAGGAAGATACTACATTCTAGAAGTGTTGCCAtgaagaataaactcaaaattgactTATCTT CTGATGGACGTCATGCAGTTGTTGATGTAGAAGATGTCTCACTAGCTGCAAAGGTGGTTGATTTGCCATGTGTTATTGGAAGCCTGAAAACTCTtgataaaaaaactttttataaaacagCAGATATTTCTCAG ATGCTTGTGTGCACTGCTGATGGTGATCTCCACTCTTCTCCAGAAGAACCAGTTACCTCTACTGATCTTAAAGTaatcaggaaaaatgaaaaagagagacagaaaaaatatgTCTGGAAGCATGGCA tTACTCCACCACTTAAGAATGTCAGAAAGAAAAGGTTccgcaaaacaacaaaaaag cTCACCGATTTCAAACAAATTGAAGAAATCGGCTTTCCTGAG GAAAAGAGCATTCCTGCAAAGCACAGGGTGTTAAACGACCTTACTGGTATCCCCCCTTCTCCCACTTTGGTTCAGTACATTGAATCTCCTGATGtggaaaaggaagtgaaaagactCTTGTGTTCAGATGCTGAAGCTGTCAGTGCTC GATGGGAAGTCATTGCTGAAGATGAAACCAAGGAAATAGAGagtcagggctctatcccaggcttTGCACTATCCCCAGGAATGAGTGACTATAAGCAGGATCATATCTCATCAG GATATGGTATGCTTCGGGAGGTGTTCAGTGATTCTAGCAGtaacagtgatgatgatgatgatgatgacgatgatgatgatgatgacgaggAGGAGGATGACGACAAtaaggaggatgaggaggaggatgaggaggatgaGGATGAAGAGGATGACTGTGATGAGGAGTACAAAATTGAGGAAGAGGATGAAGATTATTATGAAGAGGATCTGGAAAGGGAGCTACAGGCCAAGTTCTTTGCATCTGGCCAGTatgaggcaaaggaagaagccaGTTCAATAG TTATGGATATTCAGAAGCAGATTCATTACATGGAGAAAAAGCTCCAAGAGATTCGATGCAAAGCACAAAGACAGAGGAATCTCATAATGAAAGTGGAAAACCTGGTGCTCAAG